ACCGTCGAATTTAGAACAACTAgaatcatcatctccatcatcacAATCAAGTTCTTCCTCATATGGGATAGACTTAGACCCTCCAACATTAGGATCAAGAACCAAATTTTCAATGTTGTGTTGAACTAATTCAATGATGTCCACAATATCATCAAGTCCATCAATATCATTCTCCTCTACATCTACCTCTTTAGTTATCCATTAATCATCAGATTGGATTTCATCAAAAGGAGGAGGAAGCCGCGTCGAAAGAGGAGGAAGTTGCGCTGGTGGTCGCGCGAGAGGTTGAGTGAAGGTTGCGCACGCAGAGATGAGAGAAGAAGTGGAAAGAACGACAAAGTTGAGTGGCAAGAACGACAGAGATGagtgaaaaccctaaaatttgtGGGTTAGATGACTGAAATAGCTTTAGACAAAACATTTTTTGacatttttaacaaaataagCTAATCTCGTAATCTCGTGGTAATCTCGCGATATTACACgagattaagagatatctcGAGATATCAGCAGAGATTTGAAAAAACAGTTATTACCTCCCGCTAGTCTCGTTTTTGGTACGTAATATCGTAATCTCAtaagagattaagagatatctctagagattgacaaCAATGAACACACTATCTAACATAGTGGTCTGATGAAGCCAATTTTCAGTGACTACCTTTTTCTTTTCTACTTTACTTTTTTACGGACTGACGCTTATGATATTGGAAAGCGCTTGCTTACGTCTTCTCTCAGATTGACTTCTTATTTCCACAAGGAGCTTGTGGTACACTCCAGAAATTCGCTTGCTCCCCAATTTACCActaaaagaagagaaaaatgccTTTGTCTCAGCTCATGGTTTCGACCATTGTAATAACTTGGATTCAGAAGCATGAGGTTGATGGAGGATTGCTGTAGCTAGCTTCCAATCTGTCAACATTTCAATGGGAAGCAGACTGCCCTAAATCCCAGAGACATTTGTACatactaaaattttaaaacagGCAAAGTGTTAAGAGAAGCTTAAAATGGATGTTCAAAATAGAAGAGACTCATACTAGGGATTCAATTGAAATAATAACTCTTATAATCATCTCAAAATATTGTCTACTAAGACCAGATTGAATGACAAGCCACAAGAACTAGTTGTTCAAAGTGCTCAATGTCCTAACTTTTTTGAATGGAAAGTTTTTAAGAGCAGTTACAAATTCATGTTTATAAAACTACAAGAAAATACTGGTTTACTAACGGTTTACCCGCCAGTACGaccttattttaaaaataaggtcATGGGTAAACTGACAGGAAATTTAAACGGGAAGATTATCAAGGGCTATAATTTAAACTGACAACAAATCATATACTTAAGCGGGAGGCTGGAAATTTAATCAAGACccaattatattttttagcggTGATATTTACTACCACCTTACGGATGAAAGTGAAAATGTACCGACTATTTGTAGTGCCGATAAATTACCAACAAATTTGATCCATGTAAAACCGTCGCAAAGTTAACCGCAGTCATGGTCGCTGGTAATTTATATAAAGATTTCAAAAAAAGCGTTTTCACCTCCTGTTTGTCTTTTGTAACTTTGATCATTCATTTTGAGCTTTTAGGTTAGTTTCTTTGTCATTTTCatttacttttgtttttttattttagaatttTGTTCTCTTATTTATTATCCAATTTTTTCAGCTTTGGGTGTCTTTGATTTGGTTTCTATGAGTTAGAATACTATTGTGTCATGTCATTCAATATTTTAttctttaaatttgaatttggtCCAACACTACCCTTACAACTAGCTCAAAGTTAAATATTTTTCAACATTATAAATATAGTTTATTTactcatatctctagtcaatgtggaaCCTTAACACACCATTTCAAGCTCAagtttggtggtcaggacaaGATAGGATATGACATGATAGTAATCATATCTGAtcttgttgttatctgttgtttgttgcgccagcaggatataATAACACTATCATGTCTCCTATCTTATCATGAGGGGGAAGCtaggataggataccagttatatattttctttcagtatcctaactccaaattaatttattttaatattatataatttataataatattaattaataaatataaaaatattaatttaactaacataaaaataaataaaattattattcataaatagttaaatagattactcacttacaaaatattgatttattaatagtaatagactaatttaatattttcatctcctattatttaaaaatcatttatcttcttatataataatttaaatataaatttcttttgaaataataatatttttaatttagttaatttttcttatttatcacgtgtcacaattaagtgaaaaccaattggttacaaatattaatttttaatagtaatagactaattttatattttcatcttctattatttaatttttttatctacttatataataatttataatttaaatataaagtactttcataatttagttaacttttattgttaattatcacgtgtcaaaactaagtgaaaaacaattggttaattggataattttatttaaaatataagctagctatcttcaaaacaataaaatatgctaattaataaaatttaaattaattttagttattttaaaatatatactcattcatgaaaatgtataaaaaattaaatttaatagaatgatcaatttttaaatgtattttttattcaaatataaatttgatacattttttcttatcatatcttgtccttatcacgtgcacctcaaacacatgatatgataagtgtatatcctgctcttatcctatcctgttgctATGTTGTTCACATAttatatcctatcctgaccaccaaacgggccctaaatattttcaaatgaCACATTTATTAGTGAAATTAAGTAAATGATCTTAAATGAGATTCTATACCATATTAAAATTGGAGTTAGGCATAAAAATTGTTGGTCAAACTatagaaatagaaaataataattatattaaaaatatacatatattttaatattttatacaagataatatatataatttgaaataataaaaaaatatacttatattatttaaataatattttatagaaAATGTTCTTTTTGAGTTTTGACCCATTATTTATTATGTTTGACATTGAGTTCTATACTATTTGACCACTTTcatttaattgcacatttgccaTAATTGTCTCTCCACAAAAAAGACTATAAAATGAATAACCttttctactttcttcatcgttccccaatttttttctttgggtttTCCTTTGTTATTTGCTTCTTGCTATTCTTCAAATCTCATTGTTTTATAAAATACTATCAAGTTTTTAAATTTCATGTTAGTATTTTGCAACTAAGATCATTCATTTTGAGCTTTGAGGTTAGTTTCTTTGTCATTTTCATTTACCTTtgctattatttttttaaaaaaattatattctcTTATTTTTTATCTGATTTTTTCAGCTTGGGTGTCATTGATTTGGTTCCTATGAGTTGGCATACTATCGTGTCATATCATTCAATATTTTATTCTTTAAATTTGGATTTGGTATGACACTACCTTAAAGTTGGCCCAAATGTGAAGATTTTTCTATAGTATAAAAAACATTTATTtagtcatatctctagttaatgtgaAACCTTAACACACAACGTCACACTTAGGTTTGAAACACTTAATATTCTCAAATAATACATTTAATGAGTGATATCCAATAAATGATTTAAGATGAGCTTTATAGTTATGATACCAAATTAAAATTGGAGTTTGGCATAAAACATGTTGGTCAAACTATAAAAATAGAAAgttataattatattaaaaatatacatataatttaatattttatacaagataatatatatgatttaaaatacttcaaaaatcatatttatattatttaaataatattttatagaaAAATTTCTATTTGACCCATTTATTATGTTTGACATTGAGATCTATACCATTTGACCACTTTCATTTAATCGCACATTTGTCATAACTGACTCTCCACAAAAAAGACTATAAAATGAATAACAttttctactttcttcatcattCTCCAATTTTCTTCTTTGGGTTTTCCTTTTGCTTCTTGCTATTCTTCAAATCTCATCGCCCAAATCTCCAAGCGAAGTtgcgatattttttttttatttcatctttTACTGTCTTTTCTTTGCtaaactcatttttttttcatttgatttAAGTTTGGGGTTATATTCTCTGAAAAAATACGTTCATTTCTTTATATTCTAATTGGAACTTAGAGTTTTCTCTCTTGTGTTGGTTTTCAGTAAAAAATTCCTTTGGCTTCTATAAATTTTGAGATATGGGGTAAATTAAGTTGATTAGTGTTTTTCTCATTTGCGTTTTAAAGTTCTTTAGGTGTCATTTTCAGAATTTCTAAAGTGTGCATTCCAGGGTGTGTTTGGAAAATTGGAGAGCTTGAGAAGTAAGAATGATGACAATTTGGGTGTGAACAGAACTGGTAAGAACATTAGAAAAAGCCGTTTATATGAATACATTTCTAATGTGTTCCTTTCTTCTAGACGACGTCAACATGATGATTTTATTTACAGCATCAGCAAAGAAGAGTTCAAAGACTTTGTTCAGATGCATACGGGATAACATTTTCATGATCATCCATTGATGTCAGTTTATAATCCCCCAAAATGGCAAAACATGTTGTTAACCATGATGGGACCTCTACCATTGGTACATGTTTAGAGGCCACTAATGTTGGAAACCTCCTTCCTCCAAAAGGGGTTTGGAAGTCTTATCAGGTTCAACTGCATGTTTTTTCCATTTTGGGTGATTGTAAATTGACCTCAACGGATGATCATGAAAATGTTATCCGGTATGCATCTGAACAAAGTCCTTGAACTCTTCTTTGCTGATGCTTTAAAGAAAATCATCATGTTGACGTCGTCTAGAAGAAAGGAACACATTAAAAAAAGTATTCATATAAACGGTTTTTTCTAATGCTCTTACCCGTTCTGTTCACACCCAAATTGTCATCATTCTTACTTCTCAAGCTCTCCatttttccaaacacacactggATAAACACTTTAGGAATTCTGAAAAGGACACCTAAAGAACTAAAATTAATTGAGAACAACACTAATTAGCTTAATTTAACCCCAAAACAAAAAATTTCTAGAAGTCAAAATAATTTTGTATTGGCAACAAATACAAAGGAAAAACTCTAAGTTCAAAATAGAATATCAAGAAAATAACGTACAGTTTTCAAAGGATATAACCACACCTAAATTAAATGAAGAAGATTGAGTTTAACAAAGAGAAGACTATAAAATATGAATTGGAAAAAAAGGTCAAAACTTCGTTTGGAGGTTTGGACAACGAGATTTgaaaaatagaaagaagcaaAGGAACAAGGAaaaaccaaagaagaagaatggagaatgatgaagaaagtagaaaaTGTTGCTCATGTTATAGTCTTTTTTTAGGTGAGTCGACTGTGGAAAATGCGCAATTAATTGAAAGGGATTTTCTCCTCATTGTCCGAGAACATTGGGACTTGGTTGTGCCCGAAATAGATGTCCAAGAAAAATTGGGTTCGATATCGAAATGAGTTTTTGCTCGAAGAATCGTTGTTTGGGAGAGGAAATGAATAGTTTGGGAAGGCTTTACTTGGATTCGCTTATCGCCTACACGCGCCACTTTCTACTTGACTTCTTTACTTGGAACACATTGGCCAACCAAGTGGTATGATGAAGCCAACCGTTAGTTACTCTTGTACCTTTTCCTTAGCTGCTTTACTTTTTTACGGACCGACGCTTGTAATATTTGAAAGCGCTTAGGTCTTCCCTCAGACTAACTTCTCTTTTCCACAGGTGGCTTGTGGCGCACTCCAAGAATTCGCATTGCGCCCAATTTACCAATTAAAGAAGAGAAAAACGACAGGGTCACAGCCTCTCATGGTTTCGACCATTGTAATAACTTGCATTCGAAAGCATGAGGTTTATGGAGGATCGTTGTAGCTAGCTTCCAATATGTAAACATTTCAATGGGATGTCGACTGCCCTGAATCCCGGATACAACTGCTAatactaaaattttaaaacaagCTAAGTTTTGAGAGAAGCTTAATATAGATGTTCAAAATAGAAGAGACTCATAATAAGGATTCAATTGAAATAGAAACTCTTATGATCATCTCAAAATATTGTCTATTAAGACCGGCTCAAATAACAAGCCGCATGAACTACTTCGAAGAACAAGCCTTGAGGATTTGTTCAAAGTGCTCATTGTCCTACCTTTTTTGAATGGAAAGTCGTGAAGAGCAGTTGAAAATTCATATTTATAGCACTACAAGAAAAAACTGATTTTCTGACCGTTTACCCCTTAGTAAGACCTTATTTAAAAAGAGTCATGGGTAAATTGACAGGAAATTTAAGCGGGAAGATTGCTAACAAAgctgaaaaattaaaaaggatCCAATCATATTTTTTGGCGATGATATTTACCTCCAACTTACCTACGAAAGCGAAAATGTACAGAATATTTACATAGCCAGTGGCAAATTACCAGAAAATTTGACCATCATCTAAAATTACTACCAAAATATGTGTTTTTAGACCATGTTAGTATTTTCCAACTTAAATCATTCATTTTGAACTTTGacatgtaaaaaaataaaattgaaaagtttggGGTTCCACCACACCAGCATATCCCCTCCCTTTAGCCTGATTATAGTGGTTTTTAACCGCCACAAATATGTATGCCATTGGGATGTCCAACTTTTTAGAATGTTTATGTATTGTCACTATTTAACAACATTAATTAAACATTATTTAAATGAAATCAGATACATCAATCAAACGAATGAGATAATGATTTTACATCACTTTAAAAAGTTTTTGcattggaaatttttttttttataggtttCAATCAAAGCCAAATAATGGAAGTAGTTAAGGAAGTGGTGAACAGCCAAGCAAACATATCTTTCAAAAGCAATTTTTAGTGATGTTGTGATAGCAAAAGACTCTCCTGACCAATTAATTTTATCTCAGAATATTATATGATGTATGGTTGAGATATCAAATTGAGGGGCCTATTAttcacccaaaaaaaaaaacctattaaGACTGAATTCAGAGTCAGATCATCAGCCGGTGCTAACTTGCACATGATTTTGTTCCTCAATATAGCAGCTGTCACTCATAGAAGCAAACTTGCAAGAACACTAGCATTGACAGTTTACTAAATAATAGTTTTCTTTTGAACCGTTTAGATGATCAAATTCTAAGAGAGAAAGATAATAACAATTCACACCAATGAACTTGCACAGCCTCATTTTACTTGTTGACACTGAATAACCCCCTTCTTCACAACTTCACCTAACCAAGAATTTGACAAATGCAAACAAAATTTCAATATGATATCCTTCATCTTTCTTGCACTCATCCACCCcaattttgatcaaacaaagcTTTACTTGTAGATTTTAGCTTTTTTCAAACTCCTATAAATGTTGTCAAAGAATCACTGCAAATTCAGACCAAAACATCATCTCCATTGAGTAACACCATGAAACCTTCAAGTGCATTTTCAGCTCTTGTGCTTCTCATGCTgcttgtctcagcttcagaagCTGCAATTTCATGCAGTGATGTGATTAAGGACTTGAAACCTTGTGTTAGTTACTTGGTGAGTGGGAGTGGAAAGCCACCAGGTGCTTGTTGCTCTGGAGCTAAAGCTCTTGCCTCTGCTGTATCAACCTCAGAGGATAAGAAAGCTGCTTGTAACTGCATCAAATCCACTGCCAAAAGTATCAAAATGAACTCACAATTGGCTAAGGCTCTTCCTGGAAATTGTGGAATAAATGTGCCCATCAATGTCTCCCCTGATGCAGACTGCTCCAAGTAACAAgcatatcattttaaaattttatatccATATTTTGATTAGAGAAAGTTATGTAAAACTTTAAGATCCATTTCTTCCTAATATGACACACAAAGTCATTTATGGCTTAGTGTGAGCACTTACGGCAAAATGATTAATTACTAGTGTCAGCGGTGGATAAAAAATATTTGGTTTCTTTACATAATTTGCTTCTCCAATGCAATTTTTTACTTTAAAAGAATCTACCGTACaatgatttttgttttgtttattacTAATTTTTCATTGTTACTTCTTTTGCAGGGTTGGTTAAAACTTGGAAGTTGGAATTGGAGAAAGGTGTTGCAGAGAATGATCATTTTTCTACTGGCTTATTATGTACgggaa
This portion of the Lotus japonicus ecotype B-129 chromosome 3, LjGifu_v1.2 genome encodes:
- the LOC130749668 gene encoding non-specific lipid-transfer protein 8-like translates to MKPSSAFSALVLLMLLVSASEAAISCSDVIKDLKPCVSYLVSGSGKPPGACCSGAKALASAVSTSEDKKAACNCIKSTAKSIKMNSQLAKALPGNCGINVPINVSPDADCSKVG